One genomic region from Streptomyces sp. NBC_01431 encodes:
- a CDS encoding S28 family serine protease — protein sequence MRKALRWLLSLVVLIGTMTAAGATAHAATAAEPDIKDRILAIPGISLIEEKPYSGYRYFVLSFTQQVDHRNPYSRATFQQRITLLHKDTDRPTVMYTSGYDVSTTPSRTEPTQIVDGNQVSVEYRFFPLSRPQPADWSKDDIWQAASDQHAIFEALKPVYTKNWLTTGASKGGMTATYYKRFYPHDMNGVVAYVAPDDVVNNEDSAYDRFFKTVGTKECRDKLEGVQREALVRRAPLEKKYQEYAAANGYTFNTVGTLDKAYEAVVLDYVWGFWQYHLLAECSKIPADSAHASDQAIWDSIDTFSGFSFYTDQGLAPYTAYYYQAGTQLGSPTIKQPWLGNLSRYGYQPPRNFVPRDIPMRFQPWAMADVDHWVRHSADHMLYVYGQNDPWGAERFSFGAGARDSHVYTVAGGNHGSKVSMLTAPEKAQATASILRWAGLTDAPAKPQASFDARLDAQGVDREPTLHP from the coding sequence ATGCGCAAGGCGCTCAGATGGCTGTTGTCGCTCGTCGTGCTGATAGGCACGATGACCGCGGCGGGAGCCACAGCCCACGCGGCCACCGCCGCAGAGCCGGACATCAAGGACCGCATCCTGGCGATACCCGGGATCAGTCTGATCGAGGAGAAGCCGTACAGCGGCTACCGCTACTTCGTGCTGAGCTTCACCCAGCAGGTCGACCACCGCAACCCGTACAGCCGTGCCACCTTCCAGCAGCGGATCACCCTGCTGCACAAGGACACCGACCGGCCCACGGTCATGTACACCAGCGGCTACGACGTCTCCACCACGCCCAGCCGCACCGAGCCGACGCAGATCGTCGACGGCAACCAGGTCTCCGTCGAGTACCGGTTCTTCCCGCTGTCGCGGCCGCAGCCCGCCGACTGGTCCAAGGACGACATCTGGCAGGCGGCCAGCGACCAGCACGCGATATTCGAGGCCCTCAAGCCGGTTTACACCAAGAACTGGCTGACCACCGGAGCCTCGAAGGGCGGCATGACCGCCACGTACTACAAGCGCTTCTACCCGCACGACATGAACGGCGTCGTCGCGTACGTGGCCCCCGACGACGTGGTGAACAACGAGGATTCGGCCTACGACCGGTTCTTCAAGACCGTCGGCACCAAGGAGTGCCGCGACAAGCTGGAGGGCGTGCAGCGCGAGGCGCTCGTGCGCCGGGCGCCGCTGGAGAAGAAGTATCAGGAGTACGCGGCCGCCAACGGCTACACCTTCAACACGGTCGGCACCCTCGACAAGGCGTACGAGGCCGTCGTGCTCGACTACGTGTGGGGTTTTTGGCAGTACCACCTGCTCGCCGAGTGCTCCAAGATCCCGGCTGACTCGGCGCACGCCAGTGACCAGGCGATCTGGGACTCGATCGACACGTTCTCCGGGTTCTCCTTCTACACCGACCAGGGCCTTGCCCCGTACACGGCGTACTACTACCAGGCCGGTACGCAGCTCGGCTCGCCCACCATCAAGCAGCCCTGGCTCGGCAATCTGAGCCGGTACGGCTACCAGCCGCCGCGCAACTTCGTGCCGCGCGACATACCGATGCGGTTCCAGCCCTGGGCGATGGCGGACGTCGACCACTGGGTGCGGCACAGCGCCGACCACATGCTGTACGTCTACGGGCAGAACGACCCGTGGGGCGCGGAGCGGTTCTCCTTCGGGGCGGGGGCGCGCGACTCCCACGTCTACACGGTGGCGGGCGGCAACCACGGCTCGAAGGTCTCGATGCTGACCGCCCCCGAGAAGGCGCAGGCAACGGCCTCCATCCTCCGCTGGGCGGGCCTGACGGACGCCCCCGCCAAGCCCCAGGCGTCCTTCGACGCGAGGCTGGACGCGCAGGGCGTGGACAGGGAGCCCACCCTGCACCCGTAG
- a CDS encoding glycoside hydrolase family 3 protein: MQHRTSRRSLLTTTAAAAAIAALGPQLPAYAADEEAVGVEEGEVTAGRATDTRLRAVIARMSVEEKIGQLFVMRVYGHSATAPDQADIDANLREIGVRDAAELIAKYHVGGIIYFTWAHNTRDPHQIADLSNGIQAAGLAQRTPLPLLIATDQEHGIVCRVGKPATLFPGAMALGAGGSERDARTLGRISGAELAAIGIRQDYSPDADVNINPANPVIGVRSFGADPAAVARMVAAEVRGYQESSVAATAKHFPGHGDTSVDSHTGIPVITHTREQWERLDAPPFKAAIAAGIDAIMTAHIQFPALDPSNDPATLSHPILTGILREQLGFDGVVITDSLGMKGVRDKYGDDRVPVLALKAGVDQLLDPPNLDVAWHGVRAAVDSGELTEARLDESILRILRLKDRRGLFARPYVTARGVDRAVGTRDHLAAADAIAERTTTLLADPHRLLPLSRRSHRHLLIVGADPASPSGTTGPPTSVLAQAFAELGFRTTVLPTGTLPSQAQIDAAVAAAAGHDAVIVGTYDAGPGGAQSRLVAALGASGVPVVHLAIRNPYDIAYLSGYTASLATYSWTDVELRAAARVLAGRAQPRGRLPVAVPRADDPTQVLYPIGHGLSY; the protein is encoded by the coding sequence GTGCAGCACCGCACCTCAAGACGCAGCCTCCTCACCACCACCGCCGCAGCGGCCGCCATAGCCGCACTCGGTCCCCAGCTCCCCGCGTACGCCGCCGACGAAGAAGCCGTAGGAGTCGAAGAGGGCGAAGTAACCGCAGGCAGAGCCACCGACACTCGCCTTCGTGCGGTCATCGCCCGGATGTCCGTCGAGGAGAAGATCGGGCAGCTCTTCGTCATGCGGGTCTACGGGCACTCCGCGACCGCCCCCGACCAGGCCGACATCGACGCCAACCTCCGCGAGATCGGTGTGCGCGACGCCGCCGAGCTGATCGCCAAGTACCACGTCGGCGGCATCATCTACTTCACCTGGGCGCACAACACCCGCGATCCGCACCAGATCGCCGACCTGTCGAACGGCATCCAGGCGGCCGGGCTCGCCCAGCGCACGCCGCTGCCGCTGCTCATCGCCACCGACCAGGAGCACGGCATCGTCTGCCGCGTCGGCAAGCCCGCCACGCTCTTCCCGGGCGCGATGGCCCTCGGCGCGGGCGGCTCGGAACGCGACGCCCGCACGCTGGGCCGCATCTCGGGTGCCGAGCTCGCGGCGATCGGCATCCGCCAGGACTACTCCCCCGACGCCGACGTCAACATCAACCCGGCCAACCCCGTCATCGGCGTACGCTCCTTCGGCGCCGATCCCGCCGCGGTGGCCCGCATGGTGGCGGCCGAGGTGCGCGGCTACCAGGAGTCCTCCGTCGCGGCCACCGCCAAACACTTCCCCGGGCACGGCGACACCAGCGTCGACAGCCACACCGGGATTCCGGTCATCACCCACACCCGCGAGCAGTGGGAGCGGCTCGACGCGCCGCCGTTCAAAGCCGCCATCGCAGCCGGGATCGACGCGATCATGACAGCCCACATCCAGTTCCCGGCGCTCGACCCGAGCAACGACCCGGCGACGCTCTCGCACCCCATCCTGACCGGCATCCTGCGCGAACAGCTCGGCTTCGACGGGGTCGTCATCACCGACTCGCTCGGCATGAAGGGCGTCCGCGACAAGTACGGCGACGACCGGGTGCCCGTGCTCGCCCTCAAGGCGGGCGTCGACCAGCTGCTCGACCCGCCGAACCTGGACGTGGCCTGGCACGGGGTGCGCGCGGCCGTGGACAGCGGCGAGCTCACCGAGGCCCGGCTCGACGAATCGATCCTCCGCATCCTGCGCCTCAAGGACAGGCGCGGGCTGTTCGCCCGCCCCTACGTCACCGCCCGGGGCGTGGACCGCGCCGTCGGCACCCGGGATCACCTCGCGGCCGCCGACGCGATCGCCGAGCGCACCACCACCCTGCTCGCCGATCCGCACCGGCTCCTTCCGCTCTCCCGGCGCAGCCACCGCCACCTCCTGATCGTCGGCGCCGACCCCGCCTCGCCGTCGGGCACGACGGGGCCGCCCACCAGCGTGCTCGCGCAGGCCTTCGCCGAACTCGGGTTCCGCACCACGGTGTTGCCCACCGGCACACTGCCGTCGCAGGCGCAGATCGACGCGGCGGTCGCGGCGGCGGCGGGGCACGACGCGGTGATCGTCGGCACGTACGACGCGGGGCCGGGCGGCGCCCAGAGCCGGCTCGTCGCCGCACTCGGGGCGAGCGGTGTGCCGGTCGTGCACCTGGCGATCCGCAACCCGTACGACATCGCCTACCTCAGCGGATACACCGCCTCGCTCGCCACCTACTCCTGGACCGATGTCGAACTCCGGGCCGCGGCACGGGTGTTGGCGGGCCGGGCCCAGCCGCGCGGCCGCCTCCCGGTGGCCGTCCCCCGCGCCGACGACCCGACGCAGGTGCTGTACCCGATCGGCCACGGGCTGTCGTACTAG
- a CDS encoding carboxymuconolactone decarboxylase family protein → MQARMTNPAQVLPGAMKPILDLLNAAKQGGVPESTMELVHLRASQINGCAPCVFGGIASSRKHGVSEDKLTTVVAWREAPFFSDAERAALALAEASTRLADRADAVPDEVWDEAARHYDEKQLAAIVLMIGVTNLFNRLNATTRQVAGATW, encoded by the coding sequence ATGCAGGCACGTATGACGAACCCCGCTCAGGTCCTCCCCGGCGCGATGAAGCCGATCCTCGATCTGCTGAACGCCGCCAAGCAGGGCGGGGTGCCCGAGTCGACCATGGAGCTGGTGCACCTGCGCGCCAGCCAGATCAACGGTTGCGCGCCGTGCGTCTTCGGCGGGATCGCCAGCTCCCGCAAACACGGCGTGAGCGAGGACAAGCTGACCACGGTCGTGGCGTGGAGGGAGGCGCCGTTCTTCAGCGACGCCGAGCGGGCGGCACTCGCGCTGGCCGAGGCGTCCACCCGGCTCGCCGACCGCGCCGACGCGGTGCCGGACGAGGTGTGGGACGAAGCCGCGCGCCACTACGACGAGAAGCAGCTGGCTGCCATCGTCCTCATGATCGGCGTGACCAACCTCTTCAACCGGCTCAACGCCACGACCCGTCAGGTCGCCGGGGCAACGTGGTAG
- a CDS encoding helix-turn-helix domain-containing protein, translating to MAIEDNPESRTKYGEELRAKREAAGFTQEELSQRAVMSRTHIAHIEAGRRRPDVADARRLDGVLGTGGFFERFLPTLDGRKVAEHFAEALEFEGQATVIRDYAAKLVPGILQTEAYAREVLSSGAFPKSGEERDRMLSTRLARAHVLSNFHSPVVWSLLDEAVLRRCIGGAAVMCEQLRHIVALGESRRIRLHVLPFDTGFHALLEGIVSLMWFEALPPIAYVEGLRTGRVWELPSVVRECQVAYDHALGDALSHRKSLALIRSVAEDYEHEAQQQ from the coding sequence GTGGCGATCGAGGACAACCCCGAATCCCGCACCAAGTACGGCGAGGAACTCAGGGCCAAGCGGGAGGCGGCCGGGTTCACACAGGAAGAGCTCAGCCAGCGTGCGGTCATGTCGCGCACGCACATCGCCCACATCGAGGCGGGGAGGCGGCGCCCGGACGTCGCCGATGCGCGACGGCTGGACGGGGTGCTGGGCACGGGCGGTTTTTTTGAGCGGTTCCTGCCGACGCTGGATGGGCGGAAGGTCGCTGAACACTTCGCGGAGGCCTTGGAGTTCGAGGGCCAGGCGACCGTGATCCGTGACTACGCCGCCAAGTTGGTGCCGGGCATCCTTCAGACGGAGGCCTACGCGCGCGAAGTGCTCAGTTCCGGCGCATTCCCGAAGAGTGGTGAAGAGCGCGACAGGATGCTCAGCACGCGACTTGCCCGCGCCCACGTCCTCTCCAACTTCCACTCGCCCGTGGTGTGGTCGTTGCTGGATGAGGCAGTACTCCGACGTTGCATTGGCGGTGCCGCCGTGATGTGCGAACAGCTGCGGCACATCGTCGCGTTGGGTGAGAGTCGCCGCATCCGCCTGCACGTACTCCCCTTCGACACGGGGTTCCACGCATTGCTGGAGGGCATCGTTTCGCTCATGTGGTTCGAAGCGCTCCCGCCGATCGCCTACGTGGAAGGGTTGCGGACGGGCAGGGTGTGGGAACTTCCGTCCGTAGTACGGGAATGTCAGGTGGCTTACGATCACGCCCTAGGCGACGCGCTGTCGCACCGTAAGTCCCTGGCGCTGATCAGGTCCGTCGCGGAGGATTACGAGCATGAAGCGCAGCAGCAATGA
- a CDS encoding DUF397 domain-containing protein: protein MKRSSNEQTIPDASALSGWRRSSYSGGTSGDCLEVSEAYATWRKSSYSGESGGDCLEFSDSCSACIPVRDSKNPTGPAVVFGPTAWTSFVDGVKGGALSR, encoded by the coding sequence ATGAAGCGCAGCAGCAATGAGCAGACCATTCCGGACGCGTCGGCGCTGTCAGGCTGGCGGAGGTCTTCCTACAGTGGCGGAACGAGTGGTGACTGCCTCGAAGTCAGCGAGGCGTACGCGACCTGGCGTAAGTCCAGCTACAGCGGGGAAAGCGGAGGCGACTGCCTGGAGTTCAGCGACAGCTGCTCGGCCTGCATACCCGTGCGGGACAGCAAGAACCCGACCGGGCCCGCCGTGGTGTTCGGGCCGACGGCGTGGACGTCCTTCGTGGACGGGGTCAAGGGCGGGGCGCTCAGCCGCTGA
- a CDS encoding LysR family transcriptional regulator: MLDLARLRALHAVHVHGSVAAAAAALGYTPSAISQQITKLERETRTTLLERRGRGIALTEDALHLAAAARELLAIVERTETTLEERRGLPTGRLTVGAFATAARGLLPAALAALAREHPSLHTQLSEVDPHVSVDLVAKGVIDLAVTHDWDIAPLPAPEGVEHAAIGDDHCDILVPAGHPLASRRVVRRADLAHEPWICQPPGSVCHDWLVRTLRAGGHEPELRHQAAEYHTQLALVAAGLGIALVPRLGRGALPEGVTALRLEPVPTRRLYALWRTGAARRPAITATVHTLREAWDSLSG; this comes from the coding sequence TTGCTCGATCTGGCCCGGCTGCGCGCGCTGCACGCGGTCCACGTCCACGGCTCGGTCGCCGCCGCTGCCGCCGCGCTCGGCTACACCCCGTCCGCGATCTCCCAGCAGATCACCAAGCTGGAACGGGAGACCCGTACGACCCTCCTGGAACGCCGGGGCCGGGGCATCGCGCTCACCGAGGACGCGCTCCATCTCGCAGCTGCCGCAAGGGAGTTGCTGGCCATCGTGGAACGCACGGAGACCACGCTCGAAGAGCGGCGCGGTCTGCCCACCGGACGCCTCACGGTGGGCGCGTTCGCGACGGCGGCCCGGGGCCTGCTCCCCGCCGCACTCGCCGCCCTGGCCCGTGAACACCCCTCCCTGCACACGCAGTTGTCGGAGGTGGACCCGCACGTCTCCGTCGACCTCGTGGCCAAGGGCGTCATCGATCTGGCCGTCACCCACGACTGGGACATCGCGCCGCTGCCCGCGCCCGAGGGCGTCGAGCACGCCGCCATCGGCGACGACCACTGCGACATCCTGGTCCCGGCAGGCCACCCCCTGGCGTCCCGCCGGGTCGTCCGCCGCGCCGACCTCGCCCACGAGCCCTGGATCTGCCAGCCGCCGGGCTCGGTCTGCCACGACTGGCTCGTCCGCACCCTGCGCGCCGGCGGCCACGAACCCGAACTACGCCACCAGGCCGCCGAGTACCACACCCAACTCGCCCTGGTGGCCGCCGGTTTGGGCATCGCTCTGGTTCCGCGCCTCGGCCGGGGCGCCCTCCCCGAGGGCGTGACGGCTCTACGCCTGGAGCCCGTCCCGACCCGCCGCCTGTACGCGTTGTGGCGCACGGGGGCGGCCCGCCGCCCAGCGATCACGGCGACGGTGCACACCCTCCGGGAAGCGTGGGATTCCCTCAGCGGCTGA
- a CDS encoding EamA family transporter gives MRPVHIALAVLVTAVWGVNFVVIDVGLGHFPPLLFSALRFLVAALPAVFFVGRPKVAWKWIVAVGLVLGVAKFGLLFIGMSQGMPAGLSSLVLQVQAVFTAVVAMAVLGERLGGVRLLGMGVALAGIVVAGVDEGSGGPLLAFALTVGAAACWGVSNVLTRKAAPPDALNFMVWVSVVPVLPLLALSLLFEGPARDAEALTGFDWSGAGALVYVAWISTVFGFGAWGMLLRRYPASSVAPFSLLVPVFGMSSAALLLGESVTPLRWCAAALLVGGVALTSLRSAAPRAFGLPRGGLAVERPRDTSASRTPSTPSRPAAAATDTH, from the coding sequence ATGCGTCCCGTACACATCGCGCTCGCCGTGCTCGTCACCGCTGTCTGGGGGGTCAACTTCGTCGTCATCGACGTCGGACTCGGCCACTTCCCGCCCCTGCTCTTCTCCGCCCTGCGCTTCCTGGTCGCGGCGCTGCCCGCCGTGTTCTTCGTGGGGCGGCCCAAGGTCGCCTGGAAGTGGATCGTGGCGGTGGGCCTGGTGCTGGGGGTGGCGAAGTTCGGGCTGCTGTTCATCGGGATGAGTCAGGGGATGCCGGCCGGTCTGTCCTCCCTCGTGCTCCAGGTGCAGGCCGTGTTCACGGCGGTCGTGGCCATGGCGGTACTGGGTGAACGACTGGGCGGAGTAAGGCTGTTGGGGATGGGCGTGGCGCTGGCCGGCATCGTGGTGGCGGGGGTGGACGAGGGGTCGGGCGGCCCGCTGCTCGCCTTCGCGCTGACGGTGGGCGCGGCCGCGTGCTGGGGCGTGTCCAACGTCCTGACCCGCAAGGCCGCCCCGCCCGACGCGCTGAACTTCATGGTGTGGGTGTCGGTCGTCCCGGTACTCCCGCTGCTCGCCCTGTCCCTCCTCTTCGAGGGCCCGGCCCGAGATGCCGAGGCGCTGACGGGATTCGACTGGAGCGGCGCGGGGGCGCTGGTGTACGTGGCGTGGATCAGTACGGTGTTCGGCTTCGGAGCGTGGGGGATGCTGCTACGCCGCTATCCGGCGTCGTCCGTGGCACCGTTCAGCCTGCTGGTGCCGGTGTTCGGGATGTCATCGGCCGCGCTGCTCCTGGGGGAGTCGGTAACGCCGCTGCGGTGGTGCGCGGCGGCGCTCCTGGTGGGCGGGGTCGCCCTCACGTCCCTGCGGTCAGCCGCTCCACGTGCTTTCGGCCTGCCGCGAGGAGGCCTGGCAGTGGAGCGGCCCCGGGATACCAGCGCTTCTCGTACTCCCAGCACACCCAGCCGTCCGGCGGCAGCAGCGACAGACACGCACTGA